The Armatimonadota bacterium genome segment TCGCCCTGGTGCGTTTCGTGTGGCTGGTCCTCCGGAGGGGAGAGGAGAAGCCAGGGGGAAGGCGGAATACAAACACGCGACAGGACACGCGGGGGTGAGTCGGTGCCGGAGGTGCTGAAGGTCTCTGCGGAGTCAAACCCGAAGGCGGTGGCCGGAGCCATCGCGGCGATCCTGCGGGAGCACGGATCCGTGGAGCTGCAGGCGATCGGAGCCGGTGCCGTGAACCAAGCGGTGAAGGCCATCGCCATCGCACGGGGGTTCGTGGCGCCCAACGGCCTGGAGATCGTGGTGGTCCCCGCCTTCACCAAGGTCCTCATCAACGGCGAGGAGCGGACCGCCATCCGGTTCCTGGTGGAGGCGCGGCGGTCGGGCCGGGCGAGCGCACCCCCGTCGGACCGCGCCTAAGAGCCGCCACGTGGTAGGATCCGGTTGGGGATGGACTACGGACCCCTGAAGGTCTTCTCCGGAACCGCGAACCCTGGTCTGGCACAGGAGATCGTGGACTACCTGGAGATCCCCATGGGCCGGGTCTACATCCGACGGTTCGCGGATGGGGAGATCTACGTGCGGTACGAGGAGAACGCCCGGGGGGTGGACGCCTTCGTGGTCCAGCCCCTGTGCCATCCCGTGAACGAGAACCTGATGGAGCTCCTCATCATGCTCGACGCCCTCCGCCGGGCCAGCGCGGGGCGGATCACCGCGGTGATCCCGTACTACGCGTACGCGCGGCAGGACCGGAAGTCCGCACCCCGGGAGCCGATCTCCGCGCGCCTGGTGGCCGACCTGCTCACGGTGGCGGGGATCCATCGGGTGCTCACCATGGACCTGGATGCGGACCAGATCGAGGGGTTCTTTACCGTCCCCGTGGACCACCTGCGGGCCCTCCCCCTGTTCGCGGAGGCCCTCCGGCAGCGTCAGATCTCGGACGGGGTGGTGGTGGCGCCGGACGACGGCGCAGTGAAGCAGGCCAAGCGCCTCGCGGATCGTCTCGGCCTGCCACTTGCGGTGGTGTTCCAGCGCAGGGCCGAGGGCGGCAAGACGCCGGTGCAGCTGGTGGGCGAGGTGGAGGGGCGCACGCCCATCCTCATCGACCGGATGATCGCCACGGCGGAGACGGTGGAGGTGGCGGTAGAGGCGCTGCTGCGGGCAGGGGCGCGGCCGGAGGTGTACCTGTGTGCCACGCATCCCATCCTGGCTCCGGGAGCCCTGGAACGGCTCGCCCGCCCGGAGATCCGGGAACTCCTGGTGACGAACACCATTCCGGTGGCCGAGGAGAAGCGGCGAGCCAACATCACAGTGCTTTCCGCAGCACCGTTGCTGGCGGAGGCCATCCGCCGCATCCACGCGGATCAGTCCGTGAGCGCCCTGTTCACGTAATCCGGTTAGCCCCGGGAGGAGGACATGAGCGTTCGGACGCGGTACGCGCCGAGCCCCACGGGGTTCCTGCACGTGGGCGGAGCGTGGAACGCCTTCTTCAACTGGCTGTTCAGCCGCCACCACGGAGGTGTCTTCGTACTCCGCATCGAGGACACGGACCGCTCCCGCTCCACCGTGGAATACGAGCAGGCCATCTGTGAGGATCTGCGGTGGCTGGGGATCGACTGGGACGAGGGTCCGGACGTGGGCGGACCCTACGGTCCTTACCGCCAGACGGAGCGGAGGGAGCTCTACGCCCGCTACGCGGAGGAGTTCCTGCGCCGGGGAGTCGCCTACCCGTGTTACTGCACCCCCGAGGAACTCCTGGCGGAACGACGGCGGGCGGAGGCAGAGCGCCGACCTCCTCGATACTCCGGCCGGTGCCGGAACCTGGACGATGCGGAACGTGCGAGGCTGCAGGCGGAGGGCCGGCGGCCGGCGCTGCGGTTTCACGTGGAGCAGTTCCGAAATCCCTCCCTCGGAGATCCCGGGTGGCTGCAGGAACGGGAAGGGCGGAGGGCGGTGGTGGTCCAGGACCTCATCCGAGGGGAGGTCGTGTTTGACCTCGCGGAGCTCGATGACTTCCTCATCGTGCGTTCGGACGGTACCCCGCTGTACAACTTCGCGAACGTGGTGGACGACCACACCATGGCCATCACCCACGTCCTGCGGGGCGTGGAGCACCTGGGGAACACCCCCCGTCAGCTTCTCATGTACCACGCCCTGGGCTGGACTCCCCCCGCCTTCGCCCACCTCCCCGTCCTCCTGGGGCCGGACCGGAAGAAGCTCAGCAAGCGACACGGGGATACCGCCCTCCGGGAGTACCGGGACGAGCTCTTCCTGCCGGAGGCCCTGCGGAACTTCTTCGCCCTCCTGGCCTGGTATCCGGAGGACGGCCGGGAGCTCTTCCCCACAGAGGAGCTCATCGAGCGGTTCGACATCCGGGAGCTCAAGGGTGCGAGCCCCGTGTTCGACCGGCAGAAGCTCGTGTGGATGAACGGAGAGTACCTGCGTCAGTTGCGGCAATCTGACCCTGATCGGCTCGTGGACCTAGCGACCGCCTACCTGGTCCGACGGGGACTGCTGGAAGAGCCGGTGACGGAGGCGGAGCGAAGCCTGGTGCGGCGGGTGATCGGGATCCTGGGTGACCGGCTGAAGGTGGGATCCGATCTAGTGCTCTACGCGGATTTCTTCTTCCTGGACCGACCCCGCTACGACCCTCAGGCGGTGGCCAGGTATCTCGCGGGCGCGTCCGAGCTCCTGGCCGAGGTGCGGGCGACCCTGGAGCCCGTGGACCCCTTCCACGCGGACCGCATCGAGCAGGCCCTCCGGGCGTTCGCAGAGGCTTCCGGGCTCGGGATGCGGGCGGTGGTGCATCCGGTGCGGGTAGCCCTGACCGGACGGACGGTGGGCCCCGGGCTGTTCGAGCTCATGGAGGTACTGGGAAAGGAGCGGGTGCTGCGACGGCTGGAAGAGGCCCGAGCCCTGGCAGGGGTGGCGTAGCGGGCCGGAGGCGTTTGACAGAGGAGGCCGGAGGCGTTTGACAGAGGAGGCGGAGTTCGGGAATAATGATGGGCGGCCGGTGGGGGATCGTCTAACGGTAGGACAACGGGCTCTGGACCCGTTAGTGGAGGTTCGAATCCTCCTCCCCCAGCCAGCGGCAGCGGTGGGTGGCCCCATCGTCTAGAGGCCTAGGATACCGCCCTCTCAAGGCGGAGACGGGGATTCGAATTCCCCTGGGGCCACCAAGCTCCAGGTTCCCGTCCTGGGACGCGGGAAGGATTCCGTGGACAAAGCCGACGTGGTCGTGGTGGGTGGGGGTGCCATAGGCCTGTGCTGCGCGTGCGCGTTGGCGCGCGATGGGCTGCGGGTGCTCCTCCTGGAACGCAAACACCCCGGGGCAGGCGCCTCCTGGGGGAATGCAGGGTTGGTGGCGCCCTCGCACAGCCTCCCCCTCGCGGAGCCCGGTGTCGTGCGGCGCGGCCTGCGGTGGATGCTGGACCCCGAAAGCCCCCTGTACGTGCCTCTGCGGCCGGACAGAAACCTGTGGACCTGGCTATGGCGCTTCCTAAGGTCCGGTACGGACGCGCACGTACGCCTTGCCGTCCCCCTGCTGGTGCGGTTGCAGCGCCGGAGCCTGGAACTGTACGAGCAGCTGGCGGCGGAGGGACTGGACTTCGGATGGCACCGGGCCGGCTCGCTTTCTGTCTTCCTGGACGAGCGGGAGTACCGGGCCTTCCTGCACGAGGTCAATCGGCTCCGCCGAGAGGGGATGGTCGCGGAGGTGCTGGACGGCGAGGCCGCGCGGGAGCGGGAGCCCTTGCTGCGACCTGAGGTGGCCGGTGCGGTGTACTTTCCCCACGACGCCCACCTGGATCCCGCGGCCCTGGTGCAGGCCCTGGCGCAGCGCGCCCTGTGCCTCGGCGTGGAGGTGCGGGCGGGTTGCCCCGCGCGCCTTCAGCGGCGCGGCAGGATGGTGGCGGTGCAATGGAACGGGCAGGAGATCCGGCCGGCGGCGGTGGTGGTGGCCGCGGGCGCGTGGAGCGGGCCATTGTTGTGCCCTGTGGGGGTGCGCCTCCCTGTCCTCCCCGCCAAGGGATACAGCGTGACCCTGGCCGGTGGGTCCCTACCGGGAAGCCCCCTGATGCTCAGCGAGGCCCGGGTGGCTGTGACTCCGCTTTGGAGTCGTGCGGAGGGGCCCCGGGTGCGACTGGCGGGCACCCTGGAGTTGGGGATAGGGGAGGACGCCGCCAACCCCCGGCGCGTGAGGGCCATCCGCAGGGCTACCTCCCGGTACCTGCGGCTGGAGCCGGAGGGAGGGGTGGTTTGGTCCGGGCTCCGGCCGTGCACGCCGGATGGCCTCCCCGTAGTGGGTAGGCCGCGGGGTCTGGACAACCTGGTGGTAGCAACCGGCCACGGGACCCTGGGCATCTCCCTGGCCCCGGTGACCGGGGAGCTGGTAGCGCAGCTCGTGGCGGGGGAAGAACCCGAAGACCTGGTGCCCCTGAGCCCTGACCGGTTCAGCCCGCTCTGACCCGTCCGGGAAACCGCCGTGGAGCCGTCGAGAAGCCGGCGGTAGACCGCCCGACAGCGGTCGGGGCCCACGCGTTGGCAGGAAGGGGGATCCTGTTCGTAGAAGTCCCGCATCCAGACGGATTCCATGCCTCGGAGGCGAGAGGTGCGGGCACACCGGGTGGTGATGACGGGGCTGCTCGTGGCGGTGGCCTTCCTGCTCATGGCTACGGTGCAGCTCCCGATCCTACCTCAGGCCCCCTTTCTGAAGTACGATCCCAGCGACGCCGCCGCCTTGGTGGCCGGGGTCCTCTACGGTCCCGGCACCGGGGTGCTGGTGGTGTTCCTGAAGGACGTGCTTTTCCTCCTGTTCCGGGCAAAAGGACCCTTCGGGCCCCTCGCGGACTTCATTGCCGCGGGCACGTTCGTGGCCGTGACCGCATGGGCCTACCGGCGCATGGGCGGTGCCTTCCCCTGGCGGCTCCTGGCCGCGGCCCTGGTGGGGATGGGTGCCCGGGTGCTGGTGATGATCCCCGCTAACTTCGTGATCCTGTACCTGGAGTTCGGGATGCCACCGGCTCGGGTGGCGGGGCTGCTGCTTCCAGCCATCGTTCCCTTCAACGCGGTGAAGGCGGCCCTCAATGCCCTCCTGGCCCTGGTGGTGGCGGAACCCTTGGGCCGCTACCTGCCCGTGCCGGAGTTTCCCGACCGATAGGTTGAGCAGGGTTGCGCGGCCCCGTGGCCAATTCTCGTCCTGGAGGATGCCCAGGAGGACTTTCCTTGCGGGTTGCGGTCAATCTCTCCATCCTGTTCACGGAGTTCCCTTTCCTGGAACGGTTCGAGCACGCCCGCCGGGCGGGGTTTTCCGCGGTGGAGTTCTGGTTCCCCTACGGGGAGGATCTGGGGGCCATCGCCCGGGAGCTGCGACGGCTACGGCTGGAACTCGTGCTCTTCAACCTGGAAGTGGGGAACTTCGCCGCTGGGGAACGGGGGTACGCATGTCACCCAGACCGGCGGGAGCGCTTCCGGGAAACGGTGGAGCTGGGGATCGAGGTGGCGCAGCATCTGGGATGCCGCCGCCTGAACGTACTGGTGGGAAACGCCCTCCCGGACATCCCCCGGGCGGACCAGCGCCGGGTTCTGGTGGAGAACCTCCGGGAGGCGGCCCGGGCCATTGAGCGCTGGGGAATCCTGCTGCTCTTCGAGGCCCTCAACCCCCACGATGCTCCCGACTACTTCCTGCACACCTCCGCGGAAGCCTTCGCGATCCTGGAGGAGGTGGCGGAGCCCAACCTGAAGTTCCAGTACGACGTCTACCACATGCAGCGCAGCGAGGGGAACCTCACCGACACCATCACCCGGCACGTGGACAGGATCGGCCACATCCAGATTGCGGATTCCCCGGATCGCGGACCGCCCGGCACCGGTGAGATCAACTTTCGCTACCTGCTGCGCCGGATTGCGGCAAGCGGGTACACGGGATATGTAAGTGCGGAGTACCGGCCTCAGGGACCGAGCGCGGAGTCCTTCGGGTGGATGCGGGAGGTGCTTCCTTGATGGAAAACCGGGTCAAACGCCGGCTGCAGCGGGGCCTTCCCGTGATCGGACACTGGCTGAGCTTTCCGTGCCCGGCGGTGGCGGAGCTGCTGAGTGCCTTCGAACCGGACTGGCTCGTGGTGGACACGGAGCACGGGCCCGCCAGCTGGGAGACGGTGGAGCACCAGCTGCGGGCCATGCGGGGGACCGGCGTGACCCCCATCGTGCGGGTGGCGGCCAACGACGCCGCCCTCATCAAGCTGGCCCTGGATCGGGGCGCCATGGGCGTGATCGTTCCCCTGGTGAGTTCTCCGGAGGAGGCCCGGAGGGCCGTCCTAGCCTCCCGCTACCCTCCCGAGGGGATTCGAGGGGTCGCGGGCACCCGGGCGAGCCGATACGGCCTGGACCTCCCGGCGTACTTCGCCGCCTGGAACCGGGAGGCCTTGGTGATCTGCCAAGTGGAGACGGTGCAGGGACTGGAGCAGGCGGAGGAGATTGCGGCCGTGGAGGGGGTGGACGTCCTCTTTGTGGGGCCCAACGATCTCTCCGCGAGCGTAGGGTGCTTCCGGCGGTTCGAGGCACCGGAGTACGAGGAGGCGGTGCAGAAGGTGCTCTCCGCGGCCCTGGGGCACGGCAAGGCCGCCGGGTACCTGGCCTCAGATCCGGAGGAGGCGCTCCGCCGCATCGCGCAGGGATTCCGGTTCGTGGGCATCGCCAGCGACAGCCGCCTTCTGGCGGCTGCGGCCTCCTCAGCCCTGCAGCGGGTGCGGGCACACCTCCAGGAGGGAACGTCATGAGGGTGACCCCGGAGACCACCCGGGTGGGCGTGATCGGCCTCGGGATCATGGGCAGACCCATGGCCCGCAACCTCCTGCGGGCCGGGTACCGCCTGGTGGTGCACAACCGGAGCCGGGCGCCCGTGGAGGAACTGGTGGCCCTGGGAGCCACGGATGGGGGATCCCCGAAGGGCGTCGGACAGGCCTCGGATGTGGTGATCACCGTCCTTCCGGACACCCCGGACGTGGAGCGGGTGCTCTTCGGGCCAGAGGGACTCGTGGAGGGGATGCGGCCGGGCTCGGTGCTCATCGACATGAGCACCATATCGCCCGAGGCCACCCGGAGCTTCGCGAAACGGTTGCACGAGCGCGGGATCGAGATGCTGGATGCACCCGTCAGCGGTGGACAGCGGGGTGCGGAGGAGGGAACCCTCGCCATCATGGTGGGAGGGCCCGCGGAGGTCTTCCAGCGATGCCGTCCCCTCTTCGAGATCCTGGGGCGGCACGTCGTGCACCTGGGACCCCATGGAGCGGGGCAGGTGTGCAAGGCCTGCAACCAGATCGTGGTAGCCCTCACCCTCCAGGCGGTCTCCGAGGCCTTGGTGCTGGCGGAGCGGGCAGGGGTGGATCCCGCAAAGGTGCGGGAGGCTCTGCTCGGGGGCTTCGCCTATAGCCGCATCCTGGAGGTGCACGGGCAGCGCATGCTGGAGGGCAACTTCGTCCCGGGCTTTCGGGTGGAGCTGCACCACAAGGATCTGCGCCTTGCCCTGGAGGCCGGACGGGCCTACGGGGTGCCCCTTCCCGGAACCGCCATCACCCACGAGCTCCTGGGAGCCCTGGTGGCCACGGGCCGCGGAAAGCTGGACCACTCGGCCCTGGTCCTGCTCGCGCGGCAGCTCGCGGGTGGGGGCGGGCTTGACGCGGGGTCCGTATAATTAAGGCGGATCGGGGGCGGTGATAGGGGCGGCCTTGCGCAGGAGGGTCTACAGAATAGGCGCGGAGAGGGCCGGATGAGGTCGTCCACTGCTGCTGTCCGGCCCTGGGTGAGCTTCCTCACGCGGGGGGGCCGCTGGCTTCGGAGGGAGCGGGTGTTCGCGCCCCTGCTCGTTTTGCCCGCCTTCCTGTACGTAGTCCTCCTCGTAGGTCTGCCCTTCCTCTATGCGCTCTACCTGAGCCTCACGGACGCCACCACCGGGAACCCCTACGGGAGCTTCATCGGGTTGCGGAACTTCTCAGAGGTGGTCCAGGACCGGGTCTTCCGCACGGCCCTCAAGAACACCTTCGTCTTCACCCTCTCCGCACAGGGGGCGGTGATCCTGCTCTCCAATGTCCTCGCCCGGGCCCTGAGTACGGAGTTCCGGGGCAAGGGGTTCGTGCTCTTTCTCCTCCTGCTCCCCTGGGTGGCCCCGGTCTCGCTCTCCACCATCGGCTGGCTGTGGATCCTCCACGCCCGGTTCAGCGTCCTGGACTGGGTGGCCTGGCAGCTGGGATTGCTGCCCCACGGCCAGAACACCTTCTGGCTTGGGAAACCGAATCTGGCTATGTTCTCCGTGGTGATGGTGCACGTGTGGCGGATGCTGCCCTTCGCCACCGTGGTCCTCCTGGCTGGCCTTACCTCCCTGCCCCGGGACCTGCTGGACCAGGCGGAGGTGGATGGGGCGAGGTTCTGGCGGAAGCTCTTCCAGATCGAGCTCCCCCTGCTGCTTCCCATCATGAGCGTGGCGGTTCTGTTCGGCACTATCTTCACCTTCACGGACATGGCGGTGGTGTATGTGCTCACCCGGGGCGGGCCCTTTGACACCACCCAGGTGCTCAGCAGCCTCGCCTTCTTCAAGGGGATCGTGGGCGGAAACCTCAGCGTAGGGGCGGCCATCTCCCTCTTCCTGTTCCCCGTGCTCCTTGTGGCGGCGGTCCTCATCCTGCGAGCCGCCCGGCGGGCGGAGGTGACGTAGTGCGGAAGCGCGGAAACTGGCAGAGAGCTCTGCGGGTCGGCGGGCGTGCCCTGATCCTGGTGGCCTTCTGCACCTTCACCTCCTTCCCCTTTGCCTGGATGCTCATCACCGCCTTCAAGCGGAATTCCGACCTCTACAACCCCGTGAACAACCCCTTTTGGTTTAACGAACCTCCCACCCTGGAGCACCTGGAGTACGTGTTCACCAAGACCCTGTATGCCAACTGGATCGTGAACACCGCCCTGGTGGGGGTGGTGGTGGTGGCCATCACCCTCCTGCTGGCCCTGCCCGCGGGCTACAGCCTCAGCCGGTTTTTGGGACCGTGGGGCACGCAGCTGGGGATCGGGATGTTCCTCGTGTACCTGGTTCCTCCCACCCTGCTCTTCATCCCTCTCGCCCGGGTGGTGAGTGAACTGCGGCTGCACAACACCCTCTGGTCCCTCATCCTGATCTACCCCACCATCACCGTGCCCTTCGCCACCTGGCTGCTGATGGGGTTCTTCAAGTCCATCCCTCCGGAGCTGGAGGAGCAGGCCCTGGTGGACGGGTACAGCCGACTGGGCGCCTTCTGGCGGGTCACCCTGCCCCTCGCGGTTCCGGGTATCATCGCGGTGGTGATCTTCAGCTTTACCATCTCCGCTCAGGAGTTCGTCTACGCCCTCTCCTTCGTCACCAACGTGGCCCGCAAGACGGTGAGTGTGGGGGTCCCCGCGGACATGGTCCGCGGGGATATCTTCGACTGGGGGCCGCTCATGGCGAGCGCGTTCCTGGCGAGTGTGCCCGTGGCTATCCTGTACTACTTCGTGATAGACAAGTTCGTGCGTGGGTTCACCACGGCGGGAGCGATCCGATGAGAAGGGGGGTGCACGAGGACATGTCGGACGAGAGGCAGGAACTGCGGTGGGTACGGGTCGCGGAGGGGAGGTGGCGCCTCGTGACCCGGAGGGAGTTCTTGCGGCTTGTGGGCGCGGGGCTCACCGCGGCCAGTTTCGGACCGTTCATCTTTACGGAGAAGACCGCGGCTCAGCCCGTGACCCTGCGCATCCTGCAGTGGAGACACTTCGTTCCACCCTACGACGAATGGTTCAACAAGGTGTTCGCGCCCCGGTGGGGGGAGAAGAACGGCGTACGGGTGGTGGTGGAGAACGTGGGACTGGCGGAAATCCCCGCCATTGCCGCGGGGGAGGCGGCCCGGGTGGCCGCGGGTGCGGATCCGGGGCACGACATGATCCAGTACCTCACCCCGCCCGCCACCCTGGAGCGGCAGGTGGACACGGACGCCCACCGGGAGGTCATCGAGGAGCTCAAGCGCAAGGTAGGACCGTACATCCCGCTTGCGGAGAAGAGCACCTACAACCCCGTGACCCGGCGGTACTTCGGGATCTCAGACAACTTCGTGCCGGACCCCATGCACTACCGGGGGTGGATGTGGCGGGAAGCCTCCGGTAAGGCCCTGGGGCGCTCCACACCGGGACCGGTGACGTGGGACGACGTCCGCAAGGTGGGGCGGGAGCTGCGACGCATGGGCCACCCCGTGGGCCTGGGGCTGAGCCAGGAGATCGACACGGGGATGTGGCTGCGCAGCCTCCTCTACTCCTGGGGCACCGGCGAGCAGGACGAGGGCGGCAACGTGATCCTGGATGTCCCGCCCTACCGACAGCGGACCCTGGACGCCCTGAAGTTCGTGCGGGATCTCTACAACGAGACCATGTTTGCGGGGGTCTTCGCGTGGACCGCGGCCTCCAACAACGAGGAATTCCTGGCAGGCCGTATCTCCATCGCCATGAACGCCATCTCCATCACCCGGACCGCCCAGGCCCTGGCCGCCCAGGCCCTCAAGCGGGGAGAGGATCCCAAGACCAGCAAGGCCGTGCTCCTCGCGCGGGATACCCTGATCACGGAGCGGGCGCCGCAGGGACCGGCAGGAGCCCGCGGGCTGGAGCACGTCATGGGGGTTTACTTCATCTGGAAGAACCGGCCCCGTCCCGTGCGGGAGGCGGCGAAGAAGCTGCTCATCGACCTCATCCTGAGCTACGATCCCGACGTGGCAGCCCGGGAGGGTTGGGCCCCCGGGAAGTTCCAGGCTTCCCAGGCCTACGACTACCCCACCTTCGAGAACGCCATCCCCAAGGCCAAGCGGCTCGCATACCTGCGCAACGATCCCGTGAGCCGGGCCGCGGGAGACCGTCCGGATAAGCTGGTGACCATCGAGACCGCATACGAGTGGGCACACAACGTGGGGTGGCCCGGGCCCTCGAGTGCGGCCATCGACGAGGTGTTCAACACGTGGATCCTCAACGTGATGTTCGCCCGGGTGGCCCAGGGGATCGACACGCCCGAGCAGGCCCTGGACGCCGCGGCCCGTCAGATCCGCCGGGTGTTCCAGAAGTGGCGGGAGCAGGGGCTGGTGGGCGGTCGGCGGTGAGTCCGGCGAGCACCGCAGGGGTCAAGCTCCGGGGGGGCGCGCGGCGGAGCCAGGGAATCGTTCCCTCCGTCCTTCGGGCCATCCGGATCCTGGAGGCCGTGGGCAGCGCCGCGCACCCCCCGACCCTGGGAGAACTCGCGCGGATCCTGGGAATCCCCAAGAGCAGCCTACACGATCTCTGCACCACCCTCCTGCAGGAGCGCCTGCTGGAGCGCACGGACGGAGGGGGCTTCCGGATCGGGGTGCGGGTGTTGGACTTCTACAGGGCGTACGACGCCGCCACCCACCTGGGCACGGAGTTCCACCGGGTATGCGAGGAGCTGGTTCCCCGACACGAGGAGACCATTGTGCTCTCCGTGCTGGATGGACGGGAGGTGGTGTACGTGGCCTGCCGGAACGGCACCCAGCCCATCGCGGTGAACTACCGGATCGGCCTGCGCCTTCCGGCCCACACCACAGCCACGGGAAAGGCCATTCTGAGCACCCTCCGGGAGGAGGAGGTGCGCGCCCTGTTCTCCGGCCAGCCCCTGGTACGCCCCACCCGGCGCAGCATCGGGCAGGTGGAGGAACTCCTCGAGGAGCTGCGAACGACCCGGGCCCGGGGATACTCCGTGGACGACGAGGAGACGGTGGAAGGGATGTGCTGCGTGGGAGCTCCCCTGTGCGTATCCGGAGACGTACGCGCGGGAGTCGCCTTCAGCATGGTGAAGGCCAGAACCCGGCGGGATCGCCTCCAGGATCTCGGCGGGAAAATCCGACACCTCGCCACCGTGCTGTCCGAACGGCTGGGAGGACGGGTTCCGGTCTGCCGTCCGCGGGGATAACAGCCAGTTGACAAAATTCCAGGGGGTTTGCTGTACTGAAGCCGATTGTTCTAAATATCGGATAATGTCCGGATATCCGAACACCCCCCAGGGGAAGGTACCCCGGGGAGGATGGGTGGGAGGATCACGGGATGCGGGGCGTGGAGGTCCAGGAGGTTCTGAACTGCGTGGGTGGGGTGTGGAAGCGGCCCCAGGGGCAGGAGGTCCTGCCCGTGTACAACCCCGCCACCGGGGAGGTCATCGCGCGGGTGGTGACGAGCAGCCCGGAGGACGTGGACCGGGCGGCCCTGGCCGCGGCCCGCGCGGGTGCGGAGTGGCGCCGAACTCCGCCCACGGAGCGGGTGCAATACCTGTTCCGGTTGAAACACCTGCTGGAGGAGAACCTGGAGGACCTCGCCCGCACCATCACGGAGGAATGCGGGAAAACGTATGCGGAGGCCGTAGGGGAGCTGCGGCGGGGCATCGAGAACGTGGAGGTGGCCTGCGGGATCCCCAGCCTCATGCAGGGGTACAACAACGAGGACATCGCCCGGGGTATCGACGAGTACATGTTTCGGCAGCCCGTGGGCGTGGTGGCCGCCATCACCCCGTTCAACTTCCCTGGGATGATCCCCCTGTGGTTTTTGCCGTACGCCATCGCGTGCGGCAACACGTTTATCGTGAAACCGTCTGAGAAGACGCCGCTGACGATGCAGAAGCTCATGCGCCTGGTGGAGCAGACAGGGCTTCCGCCGGGCGTGGTGAACGTGGTGAACGGGGCGAAGGAGACGGTAGACGCCCTCCTGGATCACCCGCTGATCCGGGCCATCAGCTTCGTGGGCTCCACCCCCGTGGCGAAGTATGTGTACGCACGGGCCGCCGCGGGGGGCAAGCGCGCCCAGTGCCAGGGTGGAGCGAAGAACCCCGTGATCGTGCTCCCGGACGCGGATCTGGAGTGGGTACCCCGGGCCGTGGCCGATTCCGCCTTCGGGTGCGCGGGGCAGCGGTGCCTGGCGAGCTCGCTGGCGGTGGTGGTGGGCGAAGCGCAGGGGCGGTTTCGGGAGGCCATCGCAGACCTGGCCGCCTCCCGCCGGGTGGGGTACGGGCTGGATCCGGGAGTGGAGATGGGGCCGGTGATCCGGCGGGAGAGCAAGGAGCGCATCGAGGGACTCATCGGCAAAGGCGCGGAGGAAGGAG includes the following:
- a CDS encoding 2-hydroxy-3-oxopropionate reductase; protein product: MRVTPETTRVGVIGLGIMGRPMARNLLRAGYRLVVHNRSRAPVEELVALGATDGGSPKGVGQASDVVITVLPDTPDVERVLFGPEGLVEGMRPGSVLIDMSTISPEATRSFAKRLHERGIEMLDAPVSGGQRGAEEGTLAIMVGGPAEVFQRCRPLFEILGRHVVHLGPHGAGQVCKACNQIVVALTLQAVSEALVLAERAGVDPAKVREALLGGFAYSRILEVHGQRMLEGNFVPGFRVELHHKDLRLALEAGRAYGVPLPGTAITHELLGALVATGRGKLDHSALVLLARQLAGGGGLDAGSV
- a CDS encoding ribose-phosphate pyrophosphokinase, which produces MDYGPLKVFSGTANPGLAQEIVDYLEIPMGRVYIRRFADGEIYVRYEENARGVDAFVVQPLCHPVNENLMELLIMLDALRRASAGRITAVIPYYAYARQDRKSAPREPISARLVADLLTVAGIHRVLTMDLDADQIEGFFTVPVDHLRALPLFAEALRQRQISDGVVVAPDDGAVKQAKRLADRLGLPLAVVFQRRAEGGKTPVQLVGEVEGRTPILIDRMIATAETVEVAVEALLRAGARPEVYLCATHPILAPGALERLARPEIRELLVTNTIPVAEEKRRANITVLSAAPLLAEAIRRIHADQSVSALFT
- a CDS encoding stage V sporulation protein S: MPEVLKVSAESNPKAVAGAIAAILREHGSVELQAIGAGAVNQAVKAIAIARGFVAPNGLEIVVVPAFTKVLINGEERTAIRFLVEARRSGRASAPPSDRA
- a CDS encoding FAD-dependent oxidoreductase is translated as MDKADVVVVGGGAIGLCCACALARDGLRVLLLERKHPGAGASWGNAGLVAPSHSLPLAEPGVVRRGLRWMLDPESPLYVPLRPDRNLWTWLWRFLRSGTDAHVRLAVPLLVRLQRRSLELYEQLAAEGLDFGWHRAGSLSVFLDEREYRAFLHEVNRLRREGMVAEVLDGEAAREREPLLRPEVAGAVYFPHDAHLDPAALVQALAQRALCLGVEVRAGCPARLQRRGRMVAVQWNGQEIRPAAVVVAAGAWSGPLLCPVGVRLPVLPAKGYSVTLAGGSLPGSPLMLSEARVAVTPLWSRAEGPRVRLAGTLELGIGEDAANPRRVRAIRRATSRYLRLEPEGGVVWSGLRPCTPDGLPVVGRPRGLDNLVVATGHGTLGISLAPVTGELVAQLVAGEEPEDLVPLSPDRFSPL
- a CDS encoding ECF transporter S component: MRAHRVVMTGLLVAVAFLLMATVQLPILPQAPFLKYDPSDAAALVAGVLYGPGTGVLVVFLKDVLFLLFRAKGPFGPLADFIAAGTFVAVTAWAYRRMGGAFPWRLLAAALVGMGARVLVMIPANFVILYLEFGMPPARVAGLLLPAIVPFNAVKAALNALLALVVAEPLGRYLPVPEFPDR
- a CDS encoding aldolase/citrate lyase family protein; this translates as MENRVKRRLQRGLPVIGHWLSFPCPAVAELLSAFEPDWLVVDTEHGPASWETVEHQLRAMRGTGVTPIVRVAANDAALIKLALDRGAMGVIVPLVSSPEEARRAVLASRYPPEGIRGVAGTRASRYGLDLPAYFAAWNREALVICQVETVQGLEQAEEIAAVEGVDVLFVGPNDLSASVGCFRRFEAPEYEEAVQKVLSAALGHGKAAGYLASDPEEALRRIAQGFRFVGIASDSRLLAAAASSALQRVRAHLQEGTS
- a CDS encoding TIM barrel protein, translated to MRVAVNLSILFTEFPFLERFEHARRAGFSAVEFWFPYGEDLGAIARELRRLRLELVLFNLEVGNFAAGERGYACHPDRRERFRETVELGIEVAQHLGCRRLNVLVGNALPDIPRADQRRVLVENLREAARAIERWGILLLFEALNPHDAPDYFLHTSAEAFAILEEVAEPNLKFQYDVYHMQRSEGNLTDTITRHVDRIGHIQIADSPDRGPPGTGEINFRYLLRRIAASGYTGYVSAEYRPQGPSAESFGWMREVLP
- the gltX gene encoding glutamate--tRNA ligase; its protein translation is MSVRTRYAPSPTGFLHVGGAWNAFFNWLFSRHHGGVFVLRIEDTDRSRSTVEYEQAICEDLRWLGIDWDEGPDVGGPYGPYRQTERRELYARYAEEFLRRGVAYPCYCTPEELLAERRRAEAERRPPRYSGRCRNLDDAERARLQAEGRRPALRFHVEQFRNPSLGDPGWLQEREGRRAVVVQDLIRGEVVFDLAELDDFLIVRSDGTPLYNFANVVDDHTMAITHVLRGVEHLGNTPRQLLMYHALGWTPPAFAHLPVLLGPDRKKLSKRHGDTALREYRDELFLPEALRNFFALLAWYPEDGRELFPTEELIERFDIRELKGASPVFDRQKLVWMNGEYLRQLRQSDPDRLVDLATAYLVRRGLLEEPVTEAERSLVRRVIGILGDRLKVGSDLVLYADFFFLDRPRYDPQAVARYLAGASELLAEVRATLEPVDPFHADRIEQALRAFAEASGLGMRAVVHPVRVALTGRTVGPGLFELMEVLGKERVLRRLEEARALAGVA